A stretch of bacterium DNA encodes these proteins:
- a CDS encoding aminoglycoside phosphotransferase family protein — protein sequence MRKLTELSVDEIANFHSTLNQFSLGGEVKRMFRLYQGHLHETYVSEVRVGENTKKYLHQKINTTAFENPELMLSNIQRISKVLKMHPEREFSDSLTLIPTVDDEPYHSDGKLYWRTYNFVEDSISYDICPNDSKGYALGNATGEFLYLLSEMPCSEIYDYSPDFQDTFRRWSELQEALSQGVPERLQTSKCLYEEMRSFEEDALQIHKAVKGGKLRQQIIHGDTKTNNFLFRENSDEVLCLVDIDLCMPATPLYDIGDLLRSASAVGREDERDLSQVGVDSGIMEAVLRGFLSSRFELTDAEKSLLSFAGFTVSFNLTARFLADYLRGDVYFPVTRPNHNLERALAQWRVTTCLHSFRYVIEDLVASAPHC from the coding sequence ATGAGAAAGCTGACGGAACTTTCTGTTGATGAAATAGCGAATTTTCATTCGACCTTAAATCAATTCTCTCTCGGCGGAGAAGTGAAAAGAATGTTTCGACTCTATCAGGGACATTTGCATGAAACGTATGTCAGTGAAGTCCGCGTGGGTGAAAATACGAAGAAATATCTCCATCAAAAGATCAATACCACAGCGTTTGAGAATCCTGAACTCATGTTATCCAACATCCAACGAATTTCTAAAGTGCTTAAAATGCATCCAGAACGAGAGTTTTCTGATTCTCTTACTTTGATTCCGACTGTTGATGATGAGCCCTATCACTCTGATGGAAAGTTGTATTGGAGAACCTACAACTTTGTAGAAGATAGTATTTCCTATGACATCTGCCCCAATGATTCAAAGGGGTATGCTTTGGGGAATGCGACAGGGGAGTTTTTGTATCTTCTCTCTGAGATGCCGTGCTCTGAAATCTATGATTACTCCCCAGATTTTCAGGACACATTCCGTAGATGGAGCGAGTTGCAAGAGGCTCTCAGTCAGGGGGTCCCCGAAAGGCTACAAACATCGAAATGTCTGTATGAGGAGATGCGGTCATTTGAGGAAGACGCACTTCAAATTCATAAGGCAGTCAAGGGGGGCAAACTGCGACAGCAAATTATCCACGGGGATACAAAAACAAATAACTTTCTCTTTCGGGAGAACTCTGACGAGGTGTTGTGTCTTGTTGATATAGATCTCTGTATGCCAGCAACACCACTATATGATATTGGAGATCTCCTGCGCAGTGCCTCGGCAGTCGGTCGTGAAGATGAGAGAGACCTCTCACAGGTTGGGGTTGATAGCGGTATTATGGAGGCGGTGTTACGGGGGTTTTTATCCTCTCGTTTCGAGTTAACAGATGCCGAGAAATCACTCCTCTCATTTGCAGGCTTTACGGTTAGCTTTAATTTGACTGCCCGATTTTTGGCGGATTACTTGCGGGGCGATGTCTACTTTCCAGTGACTCGGCCAAATCATAATCTTGAGCGGGCCCTTGCTCAATGGCGGGTAACAACCTGTCTGCACTCTTTTCGGTATGTTATTGAGGATCTTGTTGCATCCGCCCCACATTGTTGA
- a CDS encoding 3-oxoacyl-ACP synthase III yields the protein MFALQFKNVALDAHAIQLPEYEVTSAEIEDRLAPLYERLNIPFGTLEKLSGVKTRRFWDTSVLPSQAAIPAVREVLESMTVPRESIGAIVNCSVTRDFFEPGTSTIIHRELELGETVQAFDITNACIGFSNGIQMLGLMIEQGAIEAGIVVSAENIACIIESSIRYLLENEQLSREEVIKLLPTFTLGCGAAAAIVTRSDLSAHPHKIVGCTSRSASQHSNLCQGNADFHLARENGLNPIMHTESGDLIVEASRLGKRMWSDFHQTFHWNREEINHIFCHQVGKQVNRAFYAEMGLDMEKEFTTYQRYGNLVSASLPAAFFTGVKEKGINAKEKVLLTAFGSGLNSIFMGIEW from the coding sequence ATGTTTGCCCTCCAATTTAAGAATGTTGCTCTAGATGCGCACGCGATTCAGTTGCCGGAATACGAGGTCACGTCAGCTGAAATTGAAGATCGGCTCGCTCCTCTCTATGAACGGCTGAACATCCCATTTGGAACGCTTGAGAAATTAAGCGGAGTGAAGACCAGAAGATTCTGGGATACGTCGGTTCTCCCCAGCCAAGCCGCAATCCCTGCAGTCAGGGAGGTATTAGAATCAATGACAGTGCCGCGGGAGAGTATCGGTGCAATCGTAAACTGTTCTGTAACGAGAGACTTCTTTGAACCTGGCACATCAACCATCATTCATAGAGAGCTGGAGCTGGGTGAGACCGTCCAAGCCTTTGATATTACCAATGCGTGTATCGGCTTTTCGAATGGGATTCAGATGCTTGGGCTCATGATCGAGCAGGGAGCTATTGAAGCCGGAATAGTTGTCTCTGCTGAAAATATTGCGTGTATCATTGAGTCCAGTATTCGTTACCTGCTTGAAAATGAACAACTGTCTCGGGAGGAAGTGATTAAGCTGCTTCCGACATTTACTCTTGGATGTGGAGCTGCAGCGGCAATAGTCACGAGAAGTGATCTTAGTGCTCACCCACACAAGATAGTTGGCTGTACCTCACGGAGCGCCTCCCAGCATAGTAATCTTTGTCAGGGGAATGCTGACTTCCACCTGGCGAGAGAAAACGGTTTAAATCCCATCATGCATACCGAATCTGGAGACTTAATAGTTGAGGCATCTAGACTGGGGAAAAGAATGTGGAGCGACTTCCATCAGACTTTTCACTGGAATCGCGAAGAGATAAATCATATTTTTTGTCATCAGGTGGGCAAGCAAGTAAATAGAGCATTCTACGCTGAGATGGGATTAGATATGGAAAAGGAATTTACCACCTACCAACGCTATGGAAATCTCGTCTCTGCCTCTTTGCCGGCAGCCTTTTTTACTGGAGTAAAAGAAAAGGGAATAAATGCCAAAGAAAAGGTGTTGTTGACGGCGTTCGGTAGCGGATTAAATTCAATTTTTATGGGAATAGAGTGGTAA
- a CDS encoding alpha/beta fold hydrolase, which translates to MERHVTNFPPELRGLFPFASKFLTVAGHRMHYVDEGEGPVIVLLHGNPTWSFYYRELIDLLRGSFRVIAPDFIGLGLSDRTPGTRYRAKDRIDQLEEFLKKLEVEQFSLVMHDWGGSIGTGLAVRYPERVQRIVYLNTTLTETEALPPLIKIAATPFIGKFLTQITRQFLRFTTVLGVFHKLPKNVRAGYYAPYKSVAHRRAIWDFVDDIPFDSRHPSYKTMMELAENIHLLANHEVQIIWGLADPCFHREMLTKVARHFPSAEIIELAEASHLVLEDAREVALPAIKGFLEFGRGRSQILESTSHDTEPTEAGSVLRESFHRHCEELGNKPAVIEPLFIGDQVRYGQTSFREMRDRIYKYERGLTELGLEPGDRVLMLVPPGADFLALTYAVIGRAAIPVFLDPGMGKENLFKAIRDINPHVLIGSPRAQLLRLKRREIMPQLKFHVTASDWIYTGGPKLSYLKRFSAKPLSAPSRSSDTVFVAFTSGATGRPKGVIYTNTMLTAQLRILREHFGIEQGRRDLPLLPVFSLFHLANGVCSVFPNVDPSRPISLSPERIVKIVNDLEVNYSFGSPTLWKKIADYALRAKQDFPSLEKIFMAGAPVSEEVSARVSELLPQGRVYTPYGATEALPVTLAPVSELPRPTSLYDTSEESDRTSCNTIQLHHPGLCVGKPLTGVDVIIVDRHQMRDLGVVQPLPPHVIGEILVSGENVSEEYFENAEANSSSKFVYDNKRWHRIGDVGCVDNEGYLFYSGRVAHLVETPDQTYYSVPTEMIFNTMTKVRRSALVSLGASEEPGIVIEPNPEFWPESDEARRIFLSELEDVAQSHALTKKIKWFFFHPNFPVDGRHNAKIFRDQLSLWARQYTVKQEAA; encoded by the coding sequence TTGGAGCGGCACGTAACAAATTTTCCACCAGAACTCAGAGGGCTATTTCCGTTTGCATCGAAGTTTCTCACTGTAGCTGGTCACCGTATGCACTATGTGGATGAAGGTGAGGGGCCTGTGATTGTCCTTTTGCATGGTAATCCCACGTGGTCTTTTTACTATCGTGAATTGATAGATTTGTTGCGAGGGAGTTTTAGAGTGATTGCCCCTGATTTCATTGGATTAGGGCTTTCTGATAGGACGCCAGGAACTCGTTATCGGGCTAAAGATCGGATTGATCAGTTGGAGGAGTTCCTTAAGAAGTTAGAGGTCGAACAGTTCTCTCTTGTGATGCATGACTGGGGTGGTTCAATTGGCACAGGGCTAGCCGTTCGCTACCCAGAGCGAGTTCAGCGAATAGTATATCTCAATACTACGTTGACAGAGACTGAAGCCTTACCGCCGTTGATTAAAATCGCGGCAACGCCCTTTATCGGGAAGTTCCTCACTCAGATAACCCGACAGTTTCTTCGCTTTACGACGGTTTTGGGCGTATTTCACAAGTTGCCGAAGAATGTGAGAGCAGGATATTACGCTCCCTATAAATCTGTCGCACATAGGCGAGCTATCTGGGATTTCGTTGATGATATCCCCTTTGATTCAAGACATCCAAGTTACAAGACCATGATGGAGCTGGCAGAGAATATACATCTACTCGCTAATCATGAGGTTCAGATAATATGGGGATTAGCGGATCCATGTTTTCATCGTGAAATGCTTACAAAAGTTGCTCGACATTTTCCGAGCGCAGAGATTATTGAGCTGGCGGAAGCCTCACACCTTGTGCTTGAAGATGCAAGAGAGGTTGCATTGCCGGCAATTAAAGGTTTTCTTGAATTCGGACGTGGTCGTTCCCAGATTCTCGAATCGACAAGTCATGATACAGAGCCAACAGAAGCAGGAAGCGTCCTTCGTGAAAGCTTTCATAGGCACTGTGAGGAGTTGGGTAACAAGCCAGCCGTTATAGAGCCTCTTTTTATAGGGGATCAAGTTCGTTATGGCCAAACCTCATTCCGTGAAATGAGAGATAGAATTTACAAGTATGAACGAGGGTTGACGGAGTTAGGACTCGAGCCCGGAGACAGAGTGCTAATGCTAGTACCGCCAGGAGCTGACTTTTTGGCTCTTACGTATGCCGTTATCGGTAGGGCTGCAATCCCTGTTTTCCTAGACCCTGGAATGGGAAAAGAGAATCTCTTCAAAGCCATTCGTGATATTAACCCCCATGTGCTGATTGGTTCTCCGAGAGCACAGCTTTTACGTCTTAAGCGGCGCGAGATTATGCCGCAGCTGAAGTTTCATGTAACTGCAAGTGATTGGATTTATACAGGTGGACCGAAGCTGAGTTACCTCAAGCGCTTTTCTGCCAAGCCCCTATCAGCACCAAGCCGGAGTTCGGATACTGTTTTTGTCGCATTTACCTCTGGCGCAACAGGTCGACCAAAAGGAGTGATATATACCAATACGATGCTAACTGCTCAGCTGAGAATACTTCGAGAGCACTTTGGAATCGAGCAGGGAAGACGGGACCTTCCCCTTTTACCAGTGTTTTCGTTATTCCATCTTGCCAATGGCGTGTGTAGTGTTTTTCCAAACGTCGATCCCTCTCGGCCTATATCCCTTTCACCAGAGCGAATAGTAAAGATTGTCAACGATCTTGAAGTGAATTACTCGTTTGGCTCACCAACGTTATGGAAAAAGATAGCGGACTACGCTTTGAGAGCGAAACAAGACTTCCCATCACTTGAAAAGATTTTTATGGCTGGTGCGCCTGTCTCTGAAGAAGTTTCAGCCCGTGTATCTGAGCTACTACCACAGGGCAGGGTATACACTCCCTACGGCGCGACTGAGGCTCTTCCCGTAACCTTGGCGCCTGTGTCTGAGCTGCCGAGACCTACGTCGCTTTACGACACTTCAGAGGAGTCTGACCGTACATCGTGTAACACTATTCAATTACATCATCCCGGATTATGCGTCGGTAAGCCTTTAACGGGAGTAGATGTCATAATTGTAGATCGACATCAGATGCGTGACTTAGGGGTTGTACAGCCCCTTCCGCCTCATGTTATCGGAGAGATATTAGTTAGCGGAGAAAATGTAAGTGAGGAATATTTCGAGAATGCCGAGGCGAACTCTTCTTCGAAGTTCGTGTATGATAATAAGCGATGGCATCGGATTGGAGACGTAGGTTGCGTTGATAACGAAGGGTATCTTTTTTACAGTGGTCGCGTTGCGCATCTTGTAGAGACTCCAGATCAGACGTATTACAGTGTTCCAACGGAGATGATTTTCAACACGATGACGAAAGTTCGCCGCAGTGCTCTTGTATCGTTGGGAGCGAGTGAAGAGCCGGGTATTGTGATTGAGCCGAATCCCGAGTTCTGGCCAGAGAGTGATGAGGCTCGAAGGATTTTCTTGTCAGAGCTTGAGGATGTGGCTCAGAGCCATGCACTGACCAAGAAAATTAAATGGTTCTTCTTCCACCCAAACTTTCCCGTAGATGGTCGTCACAATGCAAAGATTTTTCGGGATCAACTCAGTTTATGGGCTCGTCAGTATACTGTGAAGCAAGAAGCGGCATGA
- a CDS encoding NAD-dependent epimerase/dehydratase family protein, whose product MVLLPPKLSRRWSSQCKDFSGSTQFMGSSVYCEARSGMSEKKEDFKGKTFLVTGGGGFLGKAIVKALLARGADVRSLSRSTYDELADLDVVQFNHDLGSSASLPSEALCGVSGIFHTAAYVKMWGKYQDFRATNIEGTRKLIDSAQEAGVKRLVFTSSPSVIARGASLCGVNESIAYPDHYEAFYPETKAEAERLVLESDQDKLMTCSLRPHLIFGPGDTSLTKMVVAKGRSGSLRRIGSGNNLVDFSYIEDCTEAHLLAMTALEENPASRGRSFFISQGDPYPLWKWIDQVLEYHDVKRVSRSVPYQLARRLAVFMEFLSKTFPVLGEPRLTRFLVDEMYTDHYFDITAAQEILGYKPRYTVDEALIKTFEQSKDKQSYSNITSEFINTPVV is encoded by the coding sequence ATGGTTCTTCTTCCACCCAAACTTTCCCGTAGATGGTCGTCACAATGCAAAGATTTTTCGGGATCAACTCAGTTTATGGGCTCGTCAGTATACTGTGAAGCAAGAAGCGGCATGAGTGAAAAGAAAGAGGATTTTAAGGGAAAAACATTCCTCGTAACTGGAGGAGGTGGATTTCTCGGTAAAGCAATTGTTAAAGCGTTACTCGCTCGTGGTGCTGATGTTCGTAGCTTATCTCGTTCAACCTATGATGAGTTGGCGGACTTAGATGTAGTCCAATTTAATCATGATCTTGGTTCATCTGCCTCGTTGCCGAGTGAAGCTCTTTGTGGAGTGTCGGGTATTTTCCATACAGCGGCTTACGTTAAGATGTGGGGGAAGTATCAAGATTTTAGAGCAACCAATATCGAGGGAACGCGCAAATTAATAGACTCGGCTCAAGAGGCTGGGGTAAAACGACTTGTATTTACGAGCTCACCTAGTGTAATTGCACGAGGTGCTTCTCTTTGCGGAGTAAATGAAAGCATCGCGTATCCAGATCATTACGAAGCATTTTATCCAGAGACGAAGGCTGAGGCTGAACGACTCGTTCTTGAATCTGATCAAGATAAACTTATGACGTGCTCTCTTCGTCCTCATTTAATCTTTGGACCGGGAGATACAAGCCTTACAAAGATGGTCGTGGCGAAAGGAAGAAGCGGTAGCCTCCGTCGAATTGGTAGTGGGAACAACCTGGTAGATTTCTCCTACATTGAAGATTGTACTGAAGCGCATCTTCTTGCTATGACAGCTCTAGAGGAGAATCCGGCAAGCAGAGGGAGATCCTTTTTTATCAGTCAGGGAGATCCATATCCGCTATGGAAGTGGATTGATCAAGTCTTAGAATATCACGACGTAAAAAGAGTCTCTCGTTCGGTCCCGTATCAACTTGCTCGTCGTTTGGCGGTATTCATGGAGTTTCTCAGCAAGACATTTCCAGTCTTAGGAGAGCCACGCCTAACACGTTTTCTTGTTGATGAGATGTATACAGACCACTACTTTGATATAACAGCAGCTCAAGAGATTCTTGGATACAAACCAAGGTATACCGTTGATGAAGCTCTTATAAAGACCTTTGAGCAATCGAAAGACAAACAGAGCTATTCAAATATCACCTCGGAGTTTATCAATACTCCGGTCGTATAG
- a CDS encoding prepilin-type N-terminal cleavage/methylation domain-containing protein translates to MNSRTSGFTLLELMITMTIVAILSAIAVPQFNDYRARGFDLRAMSDLRNVAIAEEVYFLDEEQYLSCSNETCANLPGVSSLSQGVNIEILAGDTGFTGSAFHPKGTGKVFAWDSLQGGLNF, encoded by the coding sequence ATGAATTCTAGAACTTCCGGTTTTACGCTGCTAGAGCTTATGATCACCATGACAATCGTTGCAATTCTCAGTGCTATTGCAGTGCCTCAGTTTAACGACTATCGGGCGCGGGGTTTTGATTTGCGGGCGATGAGTGACCTTAGAAACGTCGCTATAGCCGAAGAAGTATATTTTCTCGATGAAGAGCAGTATCTTTCATGCTCAAACGAAACCTGCGCTAACCTTCCTGGCGTCTCTAGTCTCTCACAAGGAGTCAACATCGAAATCCTTGCCGGTGACACAGGGTTTACTGGCAGTGCCTTTCACCCCAAAGGAACCGGAAAGGTATTTGCTTGGGATAGCCTGCAAGGTGGGCTTAACTTCTAG
- a CDS encoding DUF2892 domain-containing protein: MTDMIEPMDAYEIMKNDTSCQIIDVREPAEFRSCHIIGARNIPLSKLESGDEVLAGEGKLLICCQRGMRAERACQIVRGTAAETEMSVIRGGLNEWKQNGLPVEEDSSAPIAMERQVQIVAGSLVVLGILLGVFVNQWFLALSAFVGCGLVFAGVTNTCGMAMLLRRLPYNH; encoded by the coding sequence ATGACTGATATGATCGAGCCAATGGATGCCTATGAAATAATGAAGAATGATACGAGTTGTCAGATTATTGATGTTCGAGAACCAGCTGAATTCCGGAGTTGCCATATTATAGGTGCTCGTAATATTCCACTGAGTAAACTTGAAAGTGGAGACGAAGTTCTTGCAGGAGAAGGAAAACTCCTAATTTGTTGTCAACGAGGAATGCGAGCTGAACGAGCGTGTCAGATAGTTCGTGGAACAGCTGCTGAGACTGAAATGAGTGTCATAAGAGGCGGCCTGAACGAGTGGAAACAGAATGGCCTTCCTGTAGAAGAGGATTCCTCCGCGCCTATCGCTATGGAACGACAGGTGCAAATTGTTGCAGGTTCTTTAGTTGTCTTGGGTATTCTTCTTGGGGTTTTTGTCAATCAGTGGTTTCTCGCTCTTTCTGCATTTGTGGGATGTGGATTGGTTTTTGCTGGCGTAACAAACACGTGCGGAATGGCTATGCTCTTAAGGCGACTGCCTTATAACCATTAA
- a CDS encoding carbonic anhydrase: MDSMKKLVKGHHAFLENEHPKLKEEFVELAKGQAPEILLITCSDSRVSPELFLQHKPGEVFTIRNAGNIVPCCSNANLGDIGTIEFAVSVLGVKHIIVCGHSDCGAVKGMLNPEKLESLPHLHDWIVQSSSDFDIDEDGSLEAHIRQNVINQLNHLNQYDFISGRIESKELCLHGWIYDIESSSIMAHNAKDEGWIPLSAPDL, from the coding sequence ATGGATTCAATGAAAAAATTGGTAAAAGGACATCACGCTTTCTTGGAAAACGAGCACCCAAAACTGAAAGAAGAATTTGTTGAACTAGCGAAAGGGCAAGCGCCTGAGATTTTATTGATTACCTGTTCCGATTCAAGAGTGAGTCCTGAGCTATTCCTGCAGCACAAGCCAGGTGAAGTCTTCACTATCCGTAATGCGGGAAATATCGTTCCCTGTTGCAGCAACGCCAACCTCGGGGATATTGGCACCATAGAATTTGCCGTGAGTGTTCTCGGTGTTAAACATATTATTGTTTGTGGACACTCTGATTGCGGTGCAGTGAAAGGGATGCTGAATCCTGAGAAATTAGAGTCTCTTCCTCATCTTCATGATTGGATTGTCCAATCTTCATCAGACTTTGATATTGATGAGGATGGCAGTCTTGAAGCTCACATCCGGCAAAATGTAATCAATCAGCTCAACCACCTGAATCAATACGACTTCATTAGCGGGCGCATTGAAAGTAAAGAGCTCTGCCTTCATGGCTGGATATACGACATTGAAAGTAGCTCCATTATGGCTCATAACGCCAAAGATGAGGGCTGGATACCCCTCAGTGCACCAGACCTTTAA
- a CDS encoding SulP family inorganic anion transporter — protein MQKSSPNKISSINEIMASFVVFLVALPLCMGIAIASGLSPEKGLITGIIGGIILGPIAGSPLQVSGPAAGLVVIVWQVVEQFGVFGLGIAVALAGLLQFGAGLLGGGQIFRAVSPTVIYGMLSGIGVLIFGSQFHVMLDATPRASGLDNLSGIPEAFWKVVWPSTGGVSDAALVGIVTILLVAGWDRIKKPPFEFVPGALIGVFGGSLLASVASLRVKFVEIPDSLLGSVEILPTEQALELLLTPGLLVLAISIAIVASAETLLCAAAVDKLHSGVRTDYNRELLAQGIGNTLCGILGALPMTGVIVRSSANVRAGAKTRWSATLHGVWLLAFILLLPNLLNFIPTSSLAALLVVIGWKLINIAIIEELREKGREEVLIFVLTVASIVTFDLLTGIVIGFSATLFQLLYRLTHLEAEVFTSEEGGSELNLELVGAATFLSIPSLAKTLEKIPSDAILHVHLHHLAYIDHACLELLTQWGDQHEKSGGKVYLEWDQLHHYANSSKPISRKSLNSEVDRQNSSIELHTA, from the coding sequence ATGCAAAAATCTTCCCCCAATAAAATCTCTTCAATCAATGAAATCATGGCGTCTTTCGTCGTCTTCCTTGTCGCTTTACCGCTCTGCATGGGAATAGCCATCGCTTCTGGACTCTCACCAGAGAAGGGTCTCATCACTGGCATTATTGGTGGTATCATCCTTGGACCGATTGCCGGAAGCCCATTGCAAGTCAGCGGACCAGCTGCGGGATTGGTGGTGATCGTTTGGCAAGTAGTAGAACAGTTCGGAGTTTTCGGACTGGGAATTGCTGTTGCGTTGGCGGGTCTACTTCAGTTTGGTGCTGGACTGCTTGGCGGCGGGCAAATCTTTCGGGCGGTGTCCCCAACCGTTATCTATGGAATGCTGTCTGGCATCGGAGTTCTTATTTTTGGTTCGCAATTTCATGTCATGCTCGATGCTACTCCTCGGGCAAGCGGTCTTGATAATTTGAGTGGCATTCCAGAGGCCTTTTGGAAAGTCGTCTGGCCTAGCACAGGGGGAGTTTCAGATGCGGCACTGGTCGGAATAGTAACCATTCTTCTTGTAGCCGGCTGGGACCGCATCAAAAAGCCACCTTTTGAATTTGTGCCAGGAGCCTTAATTGGTGTTTTCGGAGGCTCTCTCTTAGCATCAGTAGCATCACTCCGCGTTAAGTTCGTAGAAATTCCAGACTCCCTCCTTGGAAGTGTAGAGATCCTTCCAACAGAACAAGCATTAGAATTACTGCTGACTCCCGGTTTACTGGTTCTTGCAATTAGCATCGCAATTGTTGCCAGTGCCGAGACCCTGCTTTGTGCTGCCGCCGTTGATAAACTTCATTCTGGTGTACGCACAGACTATAATCGAGAACTCCTCGCACAGGGAATAGGGAACACCTTATGCGGGATCCTTGGAGCACTTCCGATGACGGGAGTTATTGTCAGAAGCTCTGCCAACGTACGGGCGGGTGCAAAGACGAGATGGTCAGCAACCCTACACGGTGTCTGGTTGCTCGCTTTCATATTGCTTCTTCCAAATCTCCTCAATTTTATACCAACCTCCAGCCTCGCTGCTCTCCTTGTAGTAATTGGATGGAAGCTGATTAACATCGCAATTATTGAAGAGCTGAGAGAAAAAGGGCGCGAGGAGGTCTTGATTTTCGTTTTGACCGTGGCATCAATTGTCACCTTCGACCTCCTGACGGGTATAGTCATCGGTTTCTCTGCTACTCTGTTCCAACTTCTCTACCGCCTGACCCATCTTGAGGCTGAGGTATTTACTTCAGAAGAGGGGGGAAGTGAACTGAACCTAGAACTCGTTGGAGCAGCAACATTTCTCAGTATCCCATCGTTAGCAAAGACTCTCGAAAAAATCCCTTCAGATGCGATACTACATGTTCACCTTCACCACCTCGCTTATATCGATCACGCATGCTTGGAGCTACTCACGCAGTGGGGAGACCAACACGAGAAGTCCGGGGGCAAAGTTTATCTCGAGTGGGATCAACTGCATCACTATGCCAATTCGTCGAAACCAATTTCCCGCAAAAGCCTAAACAGCGAAGTGGATAGACAAAATTCAAGTATAGAGCTTCACACGGCATAA
- a CDS encoding transcriptional regulator, translating into MGDRKVVAQELAKLFNAFSHPDRIRMVEELGRAECDVQGLSETLEISSSRVSQHLALFRSLRIVHERREGKHHFYSLVEPNVANWILEGLRFTELGVIGSPTFDKAVEQALKVWGKNDE; encoded by the coding sequence ATGGGAGACCGTAAGGTAGTAGCCCAAGAGCTCGCTAAGTTGTTTAATGCATTTTCTCATCCTGATAGAATTCGGATGGTTGAAGAACTTGGTCGTGCGGAATGTGATGTTCAGGGGCTTTCTGAGACGTTAGAAATTTCATCCTCTCGCGTATCGCAGCATCTCGCGTTGTTTAGAAGCCTCCGAATTGTTCACGAGCGCAGAGAAGGAAAACACCACTTTTACAGCCTCGTGGAACCAAACGTTGCAAATTGGATTTTAGAGGGATTGCGATTTACGGAACTTGGAGTAATTGGTTCACCAACTTTTGATAAAGCGGTAGAACAGGCTCTTAAAGTATGGGGTAAAAACGACGAATAA